Part of the Aquarana catesbeiana isolate 2022-GZ linkage group LG06, ASM4218655v1, whole genome shotgun sequence genome is shown below.
CCTGGTCAGTGGGGACCCCCCGGCAAAGCTCCTTGTTCTCATGCTgatgatgaggacaaaggcctatTCTTCACAGCCCTCGTCTGGTTGTTGTGGGGGGCCTGCTGAAGAAGGCTTATGGGAATTTGGAATTCCTCTTTAACAATAAGGGGTCACCCAGTTGCTGCCCACCATGTgcatgagtaaggggtacatagtacccctatgcttaaaaaaaaaataaaaataaagacaaacacaatttttattcttttatagaaTGTAAATCTATTGTCAATTATGTCATCTAGCAATGTAGATCTATATCAGTCATAAAGCCCGACCACCTACATACTCCTGTCATTTCACTCCCTCTGAATGACAGGTCCAGCCAATGACGACCTTTATAAACAAGGGGTAGCGGGTCTCCTGTGTTTTAAATagtcctcttttttttgttttgaacagTCAACTGGAGAACTGGATTTGGGATTTTTCTTAAATTTTCTTgaaaaatagataataaaataataaaataaaaaggaaaatatatataaatatatatatatatatatatataaatatatatatatacatatatatatatatatacatatatatatatatatacatatatatatatatatatatacatatatatatatatatatatatatatatatatatatatatatatatatatatatatatatatttttagacaatCCTTAGACAATTAGATTAAGAGGTTAATCATGTTAGTATGAGAGCAATGATTATTGTGTTACACAGTTTGTTCCGTGCTTTAGATGGTggaatttaaatgaaatgaaatccATCACATTCATGCAAAGTCAATCATGAGACGGATCTCTGAAGACTATTTTCATAATTCCAACTCTAAATATATCATTCTGTCTGCTATCACTGGACGTGTCCCGTCATCTCTGTCCGGAGATCACAGCAAACCTCAACATGTCTCCGTTCTTCTTATCTATTTTAGTCTCTTCGGTCTTGGGACTCGGCTTGGCAATCCCTTCTTACACTTGTATTGTGATGGTTTACCTGGACATTATCAGAAAGAAAGGGAAGTTGAGCCCCACCGATGTGATCTTTCTGGCTAAGGGGATTGTGAATATTTTCCTCCAGTGTGTGATGAGTCTACAGGGAATGCTCTTTGCCTTTTCTCTGGAAATCTTATACATTAGACAAGTATATGCATTTTTGAACACATCAGGTTACTTTCTGACATATTACAGCTTCTGGTTGACCTTCTGGCTCTCCATTCATTACTGTACCACCATCACCAATCTCAGCTATGGGTTCTTCATCTGGTTAAAGAGAATTGTGTCAAATTTCCTGAATCAGCTTTTATTCCTGACAGCTCTTGGGATATTCATTTTGACTGTCCCGGGCTTCTGGACTGTGTATGAAGAAATCATTCAATTTTCTGAGAACAGCACAGAAGCCTCTCTTACCAGGTACCGTGCCAGCCTTTCCTATGTTGTACCTGTGACCACTCTGGGTGGCATTCTACCATTCTGCCTTAGTCTTCTAAGCCTGGTCCTCACTTTCTCCTTTCTGCTCAGACACGTCTGGAGGGTGAAGAATAACGACTCTGGATCAACACGTCCAAATCTTCAGGCTCATGTCACTGCACTGAGGACAATCTTCTTCTTACTTCTCATTTTCACATTCCTCTGCATAACTCGAGTGCTTATGTTTATTCGAAGTTCTCCAACGTTCACAGAGTTAATTCCTATGGCCAATTGGAGTTTACGATTATTATCTCCATCGGTTGAGGGGGCCGTCCTCTTCCAGGCCAGCAACAAGTTGAGAAGGATCATTCTGAGAAGATTCTGGATCAGAAGCTGGAGGAACTCAGAGACTTAAAAAGTTGAGGTTCTTTGAACATCTAAATTTTCACCATAAcctttttttttaggagaaaagaAACCAGTGTGATAGGGATCATCTTATAGTGTAAGACGAAGTATAAAATGATTATTTCCCCTGTCACCTTTTACAGTAATTTCTGTTGGTGTTCTCAACTGGGGACATTTCCCTCCATGTTTTCTCGAGTGATCATTGTCACAAGGGGCTGAAAGTATTGAGAAATTCCTAAATTTGAAGTTCTCTCCAGAATGGGAATAaagggggaaatcctccaatgaggACATTGCTCTGATGACAACTCTCTAGGAAATAATTTCCCCCCCATTTTGCCAAGATTTCTTCAAATTTCATGCTATGTGTACATGATAGAAAGTGATTAGAAAATTCTTAATTGGGACACGGATGGAAAAATAAATCTGACAGACAttatcaggcccggactgggacaaaaaataggcccgggcattttggattgagcagcccatgacatgttaaccggccccttccccactctccacccttACAGATCCcctgagagagggaaggggggaacccagcagaggtgtggaggggggggtgcgaccaggaaagagcatgggggttggagagcacagggaagaaccttgagaacatggggtggggcgagagcacaggggagaggcagagaacacagggaggaagaggagagcacaggggggcagcggagagcatggggggaggtggagagcccagggaggacaacggagagcatgggggatgtggacaGCACAGGAGggctggcggagagcatggggtgaTGGGAAGAccggaagagcacaggggggagtggcggagagcatggggggaggtggagagcacggggggggggtggcagagagcattggggaggtggacagcatgggggggaggtggacagcatgggggggaggtggacagcatgggggggaggtggagagtatgggggggaggtggagagtatggggggaggtggagagtatggggggaggtggagagtttgagggggtggcagagagcatggagggaggtggagagcatcggggggaggtggagagtatgggggggtggcagagagcatggggggaggtggagactatgagggggtggcggagagcatgggggggaggtggagagcatggggggtggcagagagcatggggggtggcagagagcatggggggtggcagagagcatggggggtggcagagagcatggggggaggtggagattatgagagggggggaggtggagagtatgagggggtggcagagagcatggggggtggcagagagtatgggggtggcagagagcatgggggtggcagagagtatAGGGGTGGCAGAGAGTATAGGGGTGGCAGAgagtatgggggtggcagagagtatgggggtggcagagagtatgggggaggcagagagcatgggggtggcagagagcatggggggtggcagagagcatggggggtggcagagagcatggggggtggcagagagcatggggggtggcagagagcatgggggtggcagagagcatggggggtggcagagagcatgggggtggcagagagcatggggggtggcagagagcatgggggtggcagagagcatggggggtggcagagagcatgggggaggcagagagcatgggggaggcagagagcatgggggaggcagagagcatgggggtggcagagagcatgggggtggcagagagtagggggggtggcagagagcagggggggtggcagagagcatggggggaggcggagagtatgggggtggcggagagcatggggggtggcagagagtatgggggtggcagagagtatgggggtggcagagagtatgggggtggcagagagtatgggggtggcagagagcatggggggtggcagagagcatgagggtggcagagagcatggggggtggcagagagcatggggggtggcagagagcatggggggtggcagagagcatggggggtggcggagagcatggggggtggcggagagcatggggggggtggagagtatggggggtggcagagggcatggggggaggcggagagtatgggggaggcggagagcatggggggtggcagacagcatggggggtggcagacagcatggggggaggcagagtatgggggggaggtggagagtatggggggtggagagtatgggggatggcagagagcatgggggtgatgtggagagcacggggttgGCAGAGAGTATGGGTGCGGTGGAGAGCCCTGCGGGAGCAGCAGAGAGAAGCAGGATAGGAGGATCGGtaggggtggctgcatatagaagaatcattttctccatcttcctcctgcagtctcggaatgcctgcttctcctctacctctcacaggcattccgagactgcaggaggaagatggagaaaataattgttctatatgcagccaccccccacCGATCCTCCTATCTAGTTCACAGGGGAGGCTGAACTTATGTTTTCTGTTCCGGCACGGCGGCACCTCTCGACATAACACCGGCTCCAAGGTGTctgctctggctcctccccccggCACTGACGGCTGACCTATACGTACGGCCGTTCAGCCGTGGTGAGGCCGAAGGCGTCTCATTTAGCTCCTCCCCCCGGCGCCGATGGCTGAGCTCCGGGCGGCCGCGGAGAGGCTGGATGAGCGGCACAAGCTCAAGCCTTGGGCCATGCAAGGACTTGCAGCCtggcggcccaccgggcaaatgcccggtttgccctatggccaatccgggcctggaCATTATGAACATTTCcttcccatcaaaaaaaaaaaaaatgtttggctatAATTAAACTTTAACCAGTTGAAGACTGGACTGTCTCATTTAATTCctccccaggccatttttcagtttttagcactgtcactctttgaatgacaataactcagtcatgcaacactgaacccagaTGACTTTATATCATCTTTTGGAgacagagagctttcttttggtggtatttagtcaccacctgggttttttattttttgctatatgtcTGAAATTTGTCTGAAATatctgaaatttttgaaaaaaagttctctgtttctgttataaaacgttaaaaaaataaataatacaagggTCTACAGCTTTGTGTACACCCTTACCCAGATCAACCTGGCCAAATCCGCAAAGCACGCACTCCTGGGTGGCAGAAGCTTCCAAAGCCCATAGACGGCTCCTAACGTTCATATTCACAGCAGCCAAAATTACGATAGCCAGGAACTGGAAGTCAGCAGCCCTACCATTCGACCAACTTAAACACAAACTGTCTTGGATTATGCTAAACAAAAGATTAACAGCAATTGTGCAAGATAAAATGAAGTTGTTTAATAAAGTATGGGATCCCTGGATCAGATACTTAACCAATGATCCCAGGACAATCACTAACCAAGACCCTTCCTGAGGGCCATAATTAGGAGCGTggagtcctctccccccccctgccccctctccttctgtCCTCCTACCCAATCTTGCTGTCTAGTCCCACTGCTTTCCCTTCCTCTCTTCACCCTGTCCTTTCCTCTTCTCTGAGACCCTGGCATAAAGGGGTCTGAGTTGCGCCTCTCCATGATATGGGGGGACGGCCTCCCTGAAGCCAGTTGAAAGGCTGGTGTCTCCTGAAGTGGAGGACGCACTCTAGGCCCCATCATGAGAAATTGAAGTAGGGATACAGAATAGGGTCTAACGAGTAAGGTGGAGGACCCACCATATAGTTTGCTAGAAATCAACGTAGACAACCCAGATAAGGCAACGTTGATAATAGAGCCATTCCGAAATGGCCTCGAGATAGTAATAGGTTACTTCTCTATACCTATAATATATGTTAGACGGATTATAAAAATTGTACACTGTATTGCAATAATTAATGCCAAGGTCTTAATCTGTACTgtcaaaaaaaatgaataaaaatgtttgaaaatacACAaactatcttatatatatatatttgaaagttGATCAATCCTGATTGTCACGGTCAGGGGTTAAGCTTGGAGACCAAtatctatagcagtagagaggctcccactgaccagcaggataagtacacaagcaggtcccCCTGGCGGGAGACACAGGCTTGCCTTAGGTGCGGGGTCTGAGCATTAAcgggtattcaccagagctcctgatggtggggatgggttttgctgtgtgttagtaccaggttgtgggcctcaggatcaccccaccaggaggtgagcaagctggggtccagtagcagatatagcaggtagggatcaagcagaagcgtaatcGCTAAATAagtcaaaggtcggtaacaagtggttgcaggttggtacTAAGCAGGAACAttgttgaggaacaagccaaagttcagtaatgaCTGGTAGCAGAGATAAAGgtagcagcaggagtgacaagagcaagatattggctgaagagagcacaagagtctggcaaacaggaagtgcaaaggcgtggctaaaatcaggaagttcatgggaggagcaatggGGTTAGAGGTTCATGAGAAATAAGACATAAGGCAAGGATGTCCATCTCAGGTGGTTCAAAGAGAAGTATTACTACCAGAAACAGCAGAGTTTACGGGTTCAGGTTcaggtccaggccctgatgcaTAAGTTctgactatctcatttcttgagaccctaatattccaggacagtaaaaatacacccccccaaattacccattttggaaagtaaacggtccaaggtgtttagtaagatgcacggtaagttttttaaagttttaatttttgtcacttttttggggaaaatgaagaaataaaaaaatgtgtttattttcacAACAATGTCATTTCAACAAATTATTTCTATGCATAGGCATagttacaattacaccccaaaacacattcttctgctcttcctgagtatggggattacacatgtctgagacttttttcacagcctggatgcatagaggggcccaaaatccaaggagcacctttgggaaTTCTATGGGCATAAAAggcgcatctaatttcctgactacctattatatTCGGCAAGTCCCTGAAGTGACAGGACAGGAGAAAcctacaaaatgaccacattttggtaaaaaaaaaacacccgaggCTGCAAGGCATAGAGAGTGTttattgccacaagtttttgaGAAATGTGGaaattaaattaaccacttcagccccggaaggttttacccccttaatgaccagactattttttgcgatacggcactgtgtcgctttaactgacaattgtgcggtcgtgcgacattgtacccaaacaaaattgatgtcccttttttcccacaaatagagttttcttttggtgctatttgatcacctctgcagtttttttgtgctataaacaaagaagtctgacaatttagaaaaaaaaaaaaaaacattttgtaatacaatttttttgatttggcccaccctttgcagctagaacagcttctgggaaggctaggaaggttgtctacaaggtttaggagggtgtctatgggaatgtttgaccattcttccagaagagcatttgtgaggtcaggcactgatgttggatgagaaggcctggctcgcagtctctgctctaattcagccaaaagatgTTCTATcacgttgaggtcaggactctgtgcaggacagtcaagttccttcatcccaaactcactcatccatgtctttatggaccttgactggcctggacagagaccTCAACACAAGAGAACACCttgggggtgaattagagcggaaactgtaagccaggtcttctcgtccaacatcagtgcctgacctcacaaatgcacttaaaagaatggtcaaacattcccatagacaccctcctaaaccttttggacggccttcccagaagagttgaagctgttatagctcaaaAGGGTGGAccaaattaattttgaaccctacagactaagactgggatgccattacagttcatgtgcttgtaaaggcaggcgccccaatacttaggccaatatattgtatattgcttgtggcactgagcatggctatggactaagggctggttcacaccacagataTGTAGACACCACGTGTGGGActacctggtggctaagtgggtagcagttctgtctagcagtacctgggatgttggttcaattccccaacaggctaatgcttgtgttgaagttcaTATGTTCCCCCTGTGTGGgattctcaccacaatccaaagatgtGCCACCACTTTATTTGTCTCcagtcgaaatagtctctaatgtaagaaagttagttttggactttagattggaagctcattgcagccagggactgatgttaatgtttattagcactaatcatgcccagggataTTTCAAatttgtagggtttacactgcacaggtacatatgcttagaaaactgttgctttgtttatgtggatgcaaatggacttcgatctttggcctgtagttggagatttgatgcacatagccaaggctaacacagttgtgaatactattatgtgttcctgccaatcaggtgcaatcactttagacatacacgaagagacagattgaaagatactggtgggcgtgtacttctagtgggcgtgtacttctattgggcgtgtgtcagtgtgctaacaattagacatgtgcgattagtttcgtacgaatctaaaattcgtacaaatttccgtaaattcgggaggatccgaaatacgaattgctatgcttcacGAAATACATGCTatacgaaatacaaaattttatttacgaattttggatccaaattcctaaccaacattcgtaattgttacgaaaagttaacaaacctaaaagttaaaagcccaggaagtcagcacagcacagggatggtgggggcccctcataatgagcacagcacagggatggtgggagcccctcataatgagcacagcacagggatggtgggggcccctcataatgagcacagcacagggatggtgggagcccctcataatgagcacagggatggtgggagcccctcataatgagcacagggatggtgggggcccctcataatgagcacagcacagggatggtgggagcccctcataatgagcacagcacagggatggtgggagcccctcataatgagcacagcacagggatggtgggagcccctcataatgagcacagcacagggatggtgggagcccctcataatgagcacagcacagggatggtgggagcccctcataatgagcacagcacagggatggtgggagcccctcataatgagcacagggatggtgggagcccctcataatgagcacagcacagggatggtgggagcccctcataatgagcacagggatggtgggagcccctcataatgagcacagggatggtgggggcccctcataatgagcacagcacagggatggtgggagcccctcataatgagcacagcacagggatggtgggagcccctcataatgagcacagcacagggatggtgggagcccctcataatgagcacagcacagggatggtgggagcccctcataatgagcacagcacagggatggtgggagcccctcataatgagcacag
Proteins encoded:
- the LOC141147429 gene encoding taste receptor type 2 member 40-like — its product is MSPFFLSILVSSVLGLGLAIPSYTCIVMVYLDIIRKKGKLSPTDVIFLAKGIVNIFLQCVMSLQGMLFAFSLEILYIRQVYAFLNTSGYFLTYYSFWLTFWLSIHYCTTITNLSYGFFIWLKRIVSNFLNQLLFLTALGIFILTVPGFWTVYEEIIQFSENSTEASLTRYRASLSYVVPVTTLGGILPFCLSLLSLVLTFSFLLRHVWRVKNNDSGSTRPNLQAHVTALRTIFFLLLIFTFLCITRVLMFIRSSPTFTELIPMANWSLRLLSPSVEGAVLFQASNKLRRIILRRFWIRSWRNSET